A window from uncultured Desulfobacter sp. encodes these proteins:
- a CDS encoding transcriptional repressor, with protein MNQKKNRSDIILTKLKENGHKITPQRIAIVKILAKSVDHPSAETIHEQLKSDFPTMSLATVYRNICLIKSLGEVLELGFPDGSNRYDGKKPYPHPHIICIKCGKIVDPDLDSLDDMKNELARETQFKILNHRLDFFGICIDCQTKKK; from the coding sequence TTGAACCAGAAAAAAAACAGATCAGACATCATTCTTACCAAACTAAAAGAGAATGGTCACAAGATAACACCCCAGCGAATCGCCATCGTAAAAATTCTGGCAAAAAGTGTGGACCATCCCAGCGCTGAAACCATTCACGAACAACTTAAATCAGATTTCCCAACCATGAGCCTTGCAACCGTTTACAGGAATATCTGTCTGATCAAATCCCTGGGCGAAGTTCTTGAACTCGGGTTTCCAGATGGCTCCAACCGATATGACGGTAAGAAACCCTATCCCCATCCCCATATTATTTGCATAAAGTGCGGTAAAATTGTTGATCCAGATCTGGATAGCTTGGATGATATGAAAAATGAGCTTGCCAGGGAGACTCAGTTTAAAATTTTAAATCATCGACTGGATTTTTTCGGCATTTGCATTGACTGCCAGACTAAAAAAAAATAA
- a CDS encoding rhodanese-like domain-containing protein, producing the protein MIEDDDFREISFEDFKKYQTEHKEMDFLVVDVRQEGEYTTGHVPGARLIPLNTLGNHLSEFPLEKDLFFYCHSGARSEVATMMAAEDGRDAQKTYNIAGGFLAYQGHALKGFPRLQVFDYHQSEDRLLYQAMELEKAAELFYQTILLFAPDEKFRPAIEQLAKAEIAHARTIYSYWKQTVENPAPFEELYESLKGEILENGQPLSQVTAKLHANKEISWTDVIEMALGIEIQAYDLYRTVADRQGQGGAQDAFLSIAQMEKAHMKLVVKLLGSD; encoded by the coding sequence ATGATCGAAGACGACGATTTTAGAGAAATTTCATTTGAGGATTTTAAAAAATACCAGACTGAGCATAAGGAGATGGATTTCCTTGTGGTTGACGTACGGCAGGAAGGTGAATATACCACCGGACATGTGCCGGGAGCCAGATTAATCCCCTTAAACACCCTGGGGAATCATCTGTCCGAATTTCCTTTAGAAAAAGATTTATTTTTTTACTGTCACAGCGGCGCCCGGTCTGAAGTGGCCACTATGATGGCTGCAGAAGATGGCAGAGATGCCCAAAAAACCTACAACATTGCAGGTGGATTTCTCGCTTACCAGGGTCATGCGTTAAAAGGATTTCCCCGGCTACAGGTATTTGATTACCACCAAAGCGAAGACCGACTGCTTTATCAAGCCATGGAATTGGAAAAAGCCGCTGAGCTATTTTACCAAACCATTCTCTTATTTGCCCCGGATGAAAAATTTCGACCCGCCATTGAGCAGTTGGCTAAGGCGGAAATTGCCCATGCCCGAACAATCTATTCATACTGGAAACAAACCGTTGAGAACCCGGCACCCTTTGAGGAACTTTATGAGTCTCTTAAAGGGGAAATCCTTGAAAACGGTCAACCCCTTTCCCAAGTAACAGCCAAGTTACACGCGAACAAAGAAATTTCATGGACCGATGTCATAGAGATGGCGCTGGGAATTGAAATTCAGGCCTATGATCTTTACCGCACCGTTGCAGACCGCCAGGGGCAGGGTGGGGCACAGGATGCCTTTCTTTCCATTGCCCAGATGGAAAAGGCGCATATGAAGCTGGTGGTGAAATTGCTTGGCTCTGATTAG
- a CDS encoding 16S rRNA (uracil(1498)-N(3))-methyltransferase has product MNLVLLEDSDFIGPDRVLLGDDRCRHITRVLGAKPGDTLVCGQKNAKMGTGLITSMERHAIEIQTFLDQDPPRPLPLTLVLALPRPKMLRRILQSLASLGVKDIFLINSRRVEKSFWDSGVLDAPTIQHHLDLGLCQAKDTLVPRVHLKRFFSPFVKEELPELSKNKKRILAHPKTQNSCPVGLNSDTVLVIGPEGGFIDLEVQTLMDNGFEPMTVGPRILRVEIAVTALISRLFT; this is encoded by the coding sequence ATGAACCTTGTTCTGCTCGAAGACAGTGATTTTATCGGTCCGGATCGGGTGCTGCTTGGGGATGACCGGTGCAGACATATCACCCGGGTGCTCGGGGCCAAACCTGGGGATACCCTTGTCTGTGGACAAAAAAATGCCAAGATGGGCACGGGGCTGATCACGTCAATGGAACGGCACGCCATTGAGATTCAGACGTTTCTTGATCAAGACCCGCCCCGCCCCTTGCCTTTGACCCTGGTCCTGGCGTTGCCCCGCCCCAAAATGCTTAGAAGGATTCTTCAAAGTCTTGCAAGTTTAGGCGTTAAGGATATTTTTTTGATCAATTCCCGGCGGGTGGAAAAAAGTTTCTGGGATTCGGGTGTCTTGGATGCGCCCACTATCCAGCACCATCTGGATTTGGGTCTTTGCCAGGCCAAAGATACCCTTGTGCCCCGGGTTCACCTGAAACGTTTTTTTTCCCCCTTTGTTAAAGAGGAACTGCCGGAACTTAGCAAAAATAAAAAACGAATTCTCGCCCATCCCAAGACGCAAAATTCTTGTCCGGTGGGGCTTAATTCCGATACCGTGTTAGTCATCGGACCCGAAGGCGGATTTATTGACCTTGAAGTGCAGACCCTTATGGACAACGGTTTTGAGCCCATGACCGTTGGGCCCAGGATTCTACGGGTGGAAATCGCCGTAACTGCCTTGATTTCAAGGCTTTTTACTTGA
- a CDS encoding IS1634 family transposase, translating into MIYTGLPKGHKQHIKYAVKGRPTPDTPIKSIKLQINVDLKVNQEKVDQDRDQKSCFVLGTSIPRFQLSDEDVFWGYKGQSKVENGFRFIKDPLFFASSLFVKKPSRVEGMLMVMTLSLLIYSIAQRRMRNELKRLETTLPNQIGKPVQNPTLRWIFQQMEGIDCVNIFHKEGEVHCLISGLNDIRRKILTLFGQTVSEIYQISFE; encoded by the coding sequence TTGATTTACACAGGCTTGCCGAAAGGACACAAACAGCACATCAAATATGCCGTCAAAGGTAGACCAACGCCGGATACCCCGATCAAATCAATTAAATTGCAAATCAATGTGGACTTAAAGGTCAATCAAGAAAAAGTCGATCAAGACCGCGATCAGAAATCCTGTTTTGTTCTTGGGACCTCAATTCCAAGATTCCAGTTGAGCGACGAAGATGTATTTTGGGGATATAAAGGCCAGTCTAAGGTCGAGAATGGCTTCCGATTTATCAAAGACCCTTTATTTTTTGCATCGTCGCTGTTTGTCAAAAAGCCATCTCGTGTCGAAGGAATGTTGATGGTGATGACCTTATCATTACTAATTTACTCCATTGCCCAGCGTCGCATGCGGAATGAATTGAAGCGCCTTGAAACAACACTGCCCAATCAGATTGGGAAACCCGTTCAAAACCCCACTCTTCGCTGGATTTTTCAACAAATGGAAGGTATAGACTGTGTGAATATTTTTCATAAAGAGGGCGAAGTACACTGTCTTATCAGTGGGTTAAATGACATACGGAGAAAAATATTAACTCTTTTTGGACAGACCGTATCAGAAATATATCAAATTTCTTTTGAATAG
- a CDS encoding cyclic nucleotide-binding domain-containing protein, whose protein sequence is MKSNDRQTADGSPLKKYAKYAHVLQKTKWAREFSWEHIQKICFYIEPVMAKTGAIVFKEGDTDKSLGIIVKGAIDILKENTRVSTLTSSQTFGEMALIDGEPRSASGIAVKETVIFFMTQDNLILLTQDDPELGVQLLWKISKLISQRLRQTTGMLVDYMGEY, encoded by the coding sequence ATGAAATCAAATGATCGCCAGACTGCAGACGGCTCTCCCCTGAAAAAATATGCCAAATATGCCCATGTACTCCAGAAGACAAAATGGGCCAGGGAGTTCTCCTGGGAGCATATTCAAAAAATATGTTTCTACATCGAACCTGTGATGGCCAAAACGGGCGCCATCGTGTTCAAAGAAGGGGATACGGATAAAAGCTTAGGCATTATTGTCAAAGGCGCCATTGATATTCTCAAGGAAAATACCCGGGTCAGCACCCTCACCAGTTCCCAGACCTTTGGTGAAATGGCTCTGATTGATGGGGAACCTCGCTCGGCATCGGGTATCGCCGTAAAGGAAACCGTAATTTTTTTCATGACCCAGGACAATCTCATTCTCCTGACCCAGGATGATCCGGAATTGGGGGTTCAGCTGTTGTGGAAAATCTCCAAGCTTATCAGCCAGCGGCTGCGTCAGACTACAGGAATGCTGGTGGATTATATGGGAGAATATTAA
- a CDS encoding DUF3683 domain-containing protein, which translates to MRDPFRKIPFNYTSAGDDQIIAHLFGDEILSTIHVLETLKGTGRSSRLLHRFMGDIFVIRRNAFLFQELVEHPILRRRLFTELEHDLFNISEHAEHDEVRIVLGACRSALRQLKAQINAVAKEQGRITRRLSPVVGKANICFDPFDITAHATDATDWRRYTPAAVLRPDREDQIPKLVKKLKDMDFHIIPRGGGTGLTGGATPLAPDCVMINTEKLNTVYPIEQRKTKDGREYAVMPLDAGVITQDAKDAAAAQGYIFATDPTSAWACTIGGNLAENAGGKTAVLYGTAIDNVLSFRITMPDGRLLTVERQDHPLRKILYEDTLCFAIKDESGQVLDTIELTGADVRKKGLGKDVTNKVLGGLPGVQKEGCDGIITWAEFILYPEFAHKATCCIEFFGNDMTEAGKVITEICTRFQNTDPALMALEHFDEEYIKAIKYKTKRSVGDRLKAVLLIDMVSNDLFLLDQGMSTIETILEAYDKTGLSIARDRNEAARYWEDRKRLGAIAAHTNAFKLNEDIVLPIDSLADFVRFVDDTNLEEKKYTQGRIIQNILAYLETAIPLSDAEWLGKKVGRIKDLAYGIRKKLDIASRDALEAFIHTKNFHSQIQDHLRGYSLVLSNVEEIYNDTLSRLIVIATHMHAGDGNVHVNIPVFSNDKEMLARAHMTADKVMAKAVALEGVVSGEHGIGVTKFKYLDKEQVKQFDAYRKQVDPNGLMNPGKLSEPDILNKVFTPSFNLLKLESQILKHGSLADLSANISHCVRCGKCKPECPVFYPTRNMFFHPRNKNLALGALIEGLLYITQRTQSTKFKVLKNLEQIGDHCTICHKCFDKCPVNIDSGIISIKEREILKKMNFKHTPIPTKLTLGYLGNRNQTLNPIVRTGLLTAGSAAQRVAVKLAKSVSFVPALKENKQLQMLHAPVSQPGLTTLRAHLPSTDRNQAILINPPGEIVSTVFYFPGCGSERMFSNISKASIFLLLSQGHQVVLPPPYMCCGYPLKVNARTKEAQKLSLENSIVMTQIRDMFNDLVFNGCIVSCGTCMDSLSEMGITDLFDAKLFDISGYLFENGLTTPATQDCLYHAPCHDSLKGTAITQLAKAGIEACAVPYCCSEAGTMSMSRPDISYNMFLRKRNAIKKAAQGLDTAKPRILTNCPSCVQGLGRQNQVTAVHMAVELARLTGGPRWMKQFRALIKNMEIVTF; encoded by the coding sequence ATGCGAGATCCTTTTAGAAAAATACCGTTTAACTACACCTCGGCCGGAGACGACCAGATCATTGCCCACCTGTTTGGTGATGAGATTTTAAGTACCATTCATGTCCTGGAAACACTCAAGGGCACAGGGCGTTCTTCTCGACTCCTCCATCGCTTCATGGGGGATATTTTCGTTATCAGACGCAATGCTTTTTTGTTCCAGGAGCTTGTGGAGCATCCGATACTGAGACGCCGGTTGTTTACCGAATTGGAACATGACCTGTTCAATATTTCTGAGCATGCCGAGCATGACGAGGTTCGCATTGTGCTTGGTGCCTGCAGATCTGCGCTTCGTCAGCTGAAAGCCCAGATTAATGCCGTGGCCAAGGAGCAGGGCCGGATAACACGCCGCCTTTCTCCGGTGGTAGGCAAGGCCAACATATGCTTTGACCCCTTTGACATCACCGCCCATGCCACCGATGCCACGGACTGGCGAAGATACACACCGGCAGCCGTGCTACGGCCGGACCGGGAAGACCAGATTCCCAAACTGGTCAAAAAACTAAAAGATATGGATTTTCATATCATTCCCCGGGGCGGGGGGACCGGTTTGACCGGCGGAGCCACACCCCTGGCACCGGACTGCGTCATGATCAACACCGAAAAATTAAATACCGTTTATCCCATTGAACAGCGCAAAACAAAGGACGGCAGAGAATATGCCGTTATGCCTTTGGATGCCGGCGTCATCACCCAGGACGCCAAGGATGCGGCAGCGGCCCAAGGATATATTTTTGCCACGGACCCCACCTCTGCCTGGGCCTGCACCATTGGCGGCAATCTGGCGGAAAACGCGGGCGGCAAAACCGCCGTGCTTTACGGCACCGCCATTGACAATGTCTTGTCTTTCAGAATCACCATGCCCGACGGCCGACTGCTGACCGTTGAGCGCCAGGACCATCCCTTACGCAAAATCCTGTACGAAGATACGCTTTGCTTTGCGATCAAAGATGAAAGCGGGCAGGTTTTGGACACCATTGAACTGACCGGGGCAGATGTGCGTAAAAAAGGCCTGGGCAAAGATGTCACCAACAAAGTCCTAGGCGGTCTGCCGGGGGTCCAAAAAGAAGGGTGTGACGGCATTATCACCTGGGCCGAATTCATACTTTATCCTGAATTTGCACACAAGGCCACCTGCTGCATCGAATTTTTCGGCAACGACATGACCGAGGCCGGCAAGGTAATCACCGAAATCTGCACCCGATTTCAGAACACGGATCCTGCACTCATGGCCCTGGAACATTTCGACGAAGAATACATCAAGGCCATTAAATACAAAACCAAGCGGTCTGTCGGCGATCGCCTGAAGGCGGTCCTGCTCATTGACATGGTGTCCAATGACCTGTTCCTTCTTGACCAGGGCATGAGTACCATCGAAACCATCCTTGAAGCCTATGACAAGACAGGACTCTCCATTGCCCGGGACAGAAATGAAGCGGCGCGTTACTGGGAAGACCGCAAACGGCTGGGTGCCATTGCCGCCCACACCAATGCCTTCAAGCTAAACGAAGATATTGTTCTGCCCATTGACAGTCTGGCCGATTTTGTCAGGTTTGTGGACGACACCAATCTTGAAGAGAAAAAATATACCCAGGGCCGGATTATTCAAAATATTCTGGCATATCTGGAGACAGCCATCCCCCTTTCCGACGCCGAGTGGCTGGGAAAAAAGGTCGGCCGGATTAAGGATCTTGCATACGGTATCCGAAAAAAGCTTGATATTGCATCCCGGGACGCCCTGGAAGCCTTTATCCACACCAAAAATTTTCACAGCCAGATCCAGGACCATCTACGGGGTTACAGCCTGGTTCTATCCAATGTCGAAGAAATTTACAATGATACCTTAAGCCGCCTGATTGTCATTGCCACCCACATGCATGCAGGTGACGGTAACGTACATGTGAATATCCCGGTATTTTCCAATGACAAAGAGATGCTTGCAAGGGCCCATATGACCGCTGACAAGGTCATGGCAAAGGCTGTGGCACTTGAGGGCGTGGTGTCCGGTGAGCACGGTATCGGCGTCACAAAATTCAAATATCTGGATAAAGAGCAGGTCAAGCAATTTGACGCCTACCGCAAACAAGTGGATCCCAACGGGCTCATGAACCCGGGCAAGCTGTCCGAGCCCGATATTTTAAACAAGGTGTTTACACCGTCCTTCAATCTATTAAAACTTGAGTCCCAGATCCTCAAGCATGGATCTTTGGCCGATCTGTCGGCCAATATTTCCCATTGCGTCCGGTGCGGTAAATGCAAGCCCGAGTGCCCTGTGTTTTATCCCACACGCAACATGTTTTTCCATCCCAGGAATAAAAATTTGGCTCTGGGGGCGTTGATCGAAGGGTTGCTCTACATTACCCAACGGACCCAGTCCACTAAATTCAAGGTACTGAAAAATCTTGAGCAGATTGGCGACCATTGTACCATTTGCCACAAATGCTTTGACAAATGTCCTGTCAACATAGATTCCGGGATTATTTCCATTAAGGAACGTGAAATTCTAAAAAAAATGAATTTCAAGCACACGCCTATACCCACAAAGCTGACCCTGGGATATCTGGGAAACCGGAACCAGACGCTGAATCCAATTGTTCGTACCGGACTTTTGACAGCGGGCAGTGCGGCCCAGCGTGTGGCGGTGAAGCTTGCAAAATCAGTCTCTTTTGTACCGGCGTTAAAGGAAAACAAACAGCTGCAAATGCTGCATGCCCCTGTGTCCCAACCAGGACTGACCACGCTCAGGGCGCACCTGCCGTCCACGGACAGGAATCAGGCGATTTTAATAAATCCGCCTGGAGAAATCGTTTCAACGGTGTTTTATTTTCCAGGATGCGGCAGCGAGCGTATGTTTTCCAATATTTCAAAGGCATCCATTTTTCTGCTGCTCTCCCAGGGACACCAGGTGGTGCTTCCGCCGCCTTATATGTGCTGCGGCTACCCGTTAAAGGTCAATGCCCGGACTAAGGAGGCCCAAAAGCTCTCCCTTGAAAATTCCATTGTCATGACCCAGATCCGGGATATGTTCAATGACCTTGTTTTCAACGGTTGCATTGTCTCATGCGGCACCTGTATGGATTCTTTGTCTGAAATGGGCATCACAGATCTGTTCGATGCAAAGCTGTTTGATATTTCAGGCTACCTCTTCGAAAATGGGCTGACAACACCTGCGACCCAAGACTGCCTTTACCACGCCCCCTGCCACGACAGCTTGAAAGGTACGGCAATCACCCAGCTTGCCAAAGCAGGTATAGAGGCTTGTGCCGTGCCGTACTGCTGTTCAGAAGCCGGCACCATGTCCATGTCCAGACCCGACATCAGTTATAACATGTTTTTAAGAAAGCGGAATGCGATTAAAAAGGCAGCTCAGGGCCTGGATACGGCAAAGCCAAGAATATTGACAAACTGCCCATCCTGCGTCCAGGGATTAGGCCGCCAAAACCAGGTAACGGCCGTACACATGGCCGTGGAACTGGCACGGCTTACGGGCGGGCCCCGGTGGATGAAACAGTTCCGGGCATTGATTAAAAATATGGAAATCGTCACCTTCTGA